One window of the Manihot esculenta cultivar AM560-2 chromosome 14, M.esculenta_v8, whole genome shotgun sequence genome contains the following:
- the LOC110599894 gene encoding copper methylamine oxidase isoform X1 has translation MASTTKKTTPPSSCCASPSDSAPIRRGAAPAPSSVVPNAVLDWSDRRLEDQLGEKTAIASLIRPVDSLPEPSTNPATKAGMPVMLRAQTSHPLDPLSAAEISVAVATVRAAGATPEVRDSMRFIDVVLLEPDKHVVALADAYFFPPFQPSLLPRTKGGPVIPTKLPPRRARLVVYNKRSNETSIWIVELSEVHAVTRGGHHRGKVILSQVVPDVQPPMDAVEYAECEAVVKDFPPFREAMKKRGIEDMELVMVDAWCVGYHSEADAPSKRLAKPLIFCRTESDCPMENGYARPVEGIYVLVDMQNMKVIEFEDRKLVPLPPADPLRNYTPGETRGGVDRSDVKPLQIVQPEGPSFRVNGYFVEWQKWNFRIGFTPREGLVIHSVAYIDGSRGRRPVAHRLSFVEMVVPYGDPNDPHYRKNAFDAGEDGLGKNAHSLKKGCDCLGYIKYFDAHFTNFTGGVETIENCVCLHEEDHGILWKHQDWRTGLAEVRRSRRLTVSFICTVANYEYGFFWHFYQDGKIEAEVKLTGILSLGALQPGETRKYGTTIAPGLYAPVHQHFFVARMNMAVDCKPGEAFNQVVEVDVKVEKPGENNVHNNAFYAEETLLRSELQAMRECNPLTARHWIVRNTRTVNRMGQLAGYKLVPGSNCLPLAGPEAKVLRRAAFLKHNLWVTPYAYDEMFPGGEFPNQNPRVGEGLATWVKRNRPLEETDIVLWYVFGITHVPRLEDWPVMPVERIGFMLMPHGFFNCSPAVDVPPNACELDTKETDVKDSGVAKPLQTVMLAKL, from the exons ATGGCCTCAACTACGAAAAAGACGACGCCTCCTTCTTCGTGTTGTGCCTCTCCAAGTGACTCTGCTCCCATTCGCCGCGGGGCTGCTCCTGCGCCGTCTTCCGTGGTGCCGAATGCGGTGCTAGATTGGAGCGATCGCCGACTCGAGGATCAGCTTGGTGAGAAGACTGCCATCGCGTCCTTGATTCGCCCTGTCGATTCACTTCCCGAACCTTCCACAAACCCCGCTACCAAag CTGGCATGCCAGTCATGTTGAGGGCCCAAACCAGCCACCCTTTGGATCCTCTATCTGCTGCTGAAATCTCTGTGGCAGTGGCAACTGTCCGGGCTGCTGGAGCCACTCCCGAG GTCAGAGATAGCATGAGATTCATTGACGTGGTTCTTTTGGAACCAGATAAACATGTTGTTGCATTGGCAGACGCATATTTCTTCCCCCCCTTCCAACCATCATTGCTTCCCAGAACAAAAGGTGGTCCTGTAATTCCTACAAAGTTGCCTCCAAGGCGAGCTAGACTTGTTGTTTACAACAAAAGGTCAAATGAGACAAGTATATGGATTGTGGAGCTATCAGAAGTACATGCGGTGACTCGTGGTGGACATCATAGGGGAAAAGTAATTTTGTCACAAGTGGTTCCAGATGTTCAGCCTCCAATG GATGCTGTTGAATACGCTGAATGTGAAGCTGTTGTAAAGGATTTCCCTCCATTTAGAGAGGCAATGAAGAAAAGAGGTATTGAAGACATGGAACTTGTAATGGTTGATGCCTG GTGTGTTGGCTATCACAGTGAAGCTGATGCTCCAAGCAAGAGACTTGCTAAACCTCTTATATTTTGTAGAACTGAGAGTGACTGCCCAATGGAAAATGGTTATGCACGCCCAGTTGAGGGCATCTATGTGCTTGTTGACATGCAGAAcatgaaggtgattgagttCGAAGATCGTAAACTTGTTCCCTTACCTCCAGCTGATCCATTAAGGAATTATACTCCCGGTGAAACAAGGGGTGGTGTTGATCGAAGTGATGTTAAACCTCTACAAATTGTTCAGCCTGAAGGTCCAAGCTTTCGTGTCAATGGGTACTTTGTTGAGTGGCAAAAG TGGAATTTTCGTATTGGATTCACTCCCAGAGAGGGTTTGGTTATACATTCTGTTGCATACATTGATGGCAGCAGGGGGCGGAGGCCTGTTGCCCACAGGTTAAGCTTTGTAGAGATGGTTGTGCCTTATGGAGATCCAAATGATCCTCATTATCGAAAAAATGCTTTTGATGCTGGGGAAGATGGCCTCGGTAAAAATGCACATTCTCTTAAAAAG GGGTGTGACTGTCTGGGCTATATCAAATACTTTGATGCTCACTTTACAAACTTCACTGGAGGTGTTGAaacaattgaaaattgtgtatGCTTGCATGAAGAGGATCATGGAATTTTATGGAAGCATCAAGACTGGAGAACTGGCTTAGCAGAAGTACGAAGGTCTAGACGGCTCACAGTTTCTTTTATATGTACAGTTGCTAATTATGAGTATGGATTCTTCTGGCACTTCTATCAG GATGGAAAAATTGAAGCAGAAGTTAAACTTACTGGAATCCTCAGCTTAGGAGCATTGCAACCGGGAGAAACTCGAAAATATGGCACAACTATAGCCCCAGGCCTATATGCACCAGTTCATCAACATTTCTTTGTTGCTCGTATGAACATGGCTGTAGATTGTAAACCTGGTGAAGCGTTCAATCAG GTTGTTGAGGTGGATGTTAAAGTTGAGAAACCTGGGGAAAACAATGTCCATAATAATGCATTTTATGCTGAAGAGACACTGCTCAGATCAGAATTGCAAGCAATGCGGGAATGTAATCCTCTAACAGCTCGCCATTGGATT GTGAGAAATACTAGAACTGTCAATAGGATGGGACAATTAGCAGGGTACAAGCTGGTACCTGGTTCAAACTGTTTGCCATTAGCTGGTCCTGAGGCCAAGGTTTTGAGAAGAGCTGCATTTTTGAAGCATAATCTTTGGGTTACACCTTATGCATATGATGAGATGTTTCCTGGAGGGGAGTTCCCTAACCAAAATCCACGTGTTGGAGAAGGACTTGCTACATGGGTGAAGCGGAATCGACCTTTGGAAGAAACTGATATAGTTCTTTG GTATGTATTTGGGATCACGCATGTTCCTCGGTTGGAAGACTGGCCAGTAATGCCTGTAGAGCGCATTGGTTTCATGCTTATG CCGCATGGGTTCTTCAACTGCTCTCCTGCTGTGGATGTTCCACCTAATGCATGTGAATTGGATACCAAAGAGACTGATGTCAAAGACAGTGGTGTAGCCAAGCCTCTTCAAACTGTTATGCTGGCAAAGCTTTGA
- the LOC110599894 gene encoding copper methylamine oxidase isoform X2, translating into MASTTKKTTPPSSCCASPSDSAPIRRGAAPAPSSVVPNAVLDWSDRRLEDQLGEKTAIASLIRPVDSLPEPSTNPATKAGMPVMLRAQTSHPLDPLSAAEISVAVATVRAAGATPEVRDSMRFIDVVLLEPDKHVVALADAYFFPPFQPSLLPRTKGGPVIPTKLPPRRARLVVYNKRSNETSIWIVELSEVHAVTRGGHHRGKVILSQVVPDVQPPMDAVEYAECEAVVKDFPPFREAMKKRGIEDMELVMVDAWCVGYHSEADAPSKRLAKPLIFCRTESDCPMENGYARPVEGIYVLVDMQNMKVIEFEDRKLVPLPPADPLRNYTPGETRGGVDRSDVKPLQIVQPEGPSFRVNGYFVEWQKWNFRIGFTPREGLVIHSVAYIDGSRGRRPVAHRLSFVEMVVPYGDPNDPHYRKNAFDAGEDGLGKNAHSLKKGCDCLGYIKYFDAHFTNFTGGVETIENCVCLHEEDHGILWKHQDWRTGLAEVRRSRRLTVSFICTVANYEYGFFWHFYQDGKIEAEVKLTGILSLGALQPGETRKYGTTIAPGLYAPVHQHFFVARMNMAVDCKPGEAFNQVVEVDVKVEKPGENNVHNNAFYAEETLLRSELQAMRECNPLTARHWIVRNTRTVNRMGQLAGYKLVPGSNCLPLAGPEAKVLRRAAFLKHNLWVTPYAYDEMFPGGEFPNQNPRVGEGLATWVKRNRPLEETDIVLCRMGSSTALLLWMFHLMHVNWIPKRLMSKTVV; encoded by the exons ATGGCCTCAACTACGAAAAAGACGACGCCTCCTTCTTCGTGTTGTGCCTCTCCAAGTGACTCTGCTCCCATTCGCCGCGGGGCTGCTCCTGCGCCGTCTTCCGTGGTGCCGAATGCGGTGCTAGATTGGAGCGATCGCCGACTCGAGGATCAGCTTGGTGAGAAGACTGCCATCGCGTCCTTGATTCGCCCTGTCGATTCACTTCCCGAACCTTCCACAAACCCCGCTACCAAag CTGGCATGCCAGTCATGTTGAGGGCCCAAACCAGCCACCCTTTGGATCCTCTATCTGCTGCTGAAATCTCTGTGGCAGTGGCAACTGTCCGGGCTGCTGGAGCCACTCCCGAG GTCAGAGATAGCATGAGATTCATTGACGTGGTTCTTTTGGAACCAGATAAACATGTTGTTGCATTGGCAGACGCATATTTCTTCCCCCCCTTCCAACCATCATTGCTTCCCAGAACAAAAGGTGGTCCTGTAATTCCTACAAAGTTGCCTCCAAGGCGAGCTAGACTTGTTGTTTACAACAAAAGGTCAAATGAGACAAGTATATGGATTGTGGAGCTATCAGAAGTACATGCGGTGACTCGTGGTGGACATCATAGGGGAAAAGTAATTTTGTCACAAGTGGTTCCAGATGTTCAGCCTCCAATG GATGCTGTTGAATACGCTGAATGTGAAGCTGTTGTAAAGGATTTCCCTCCATTTAGAGAGGCAATGAAGAAAAGAGGTATTGAAGACATGGAACTTGTAATGGTTGATGCCTG GTGTGTTGGCTATCACAGTGAAGCTGATGCTCCAAGCAAGAGACTTGCTAAACCTCTTATATTTTGTAGAACTGAGAGTGACTGCCCAATGGAAAATGGTTATGCACGCCCAGTTGAGGGCATCTATGTGCTTGTTGACATGCAGAAcatgaaggtgattgagttCGAAGATCGTAAACTTGTTCCCTTACCTCCAGCTGATCCATTAAGGAATTATACTCCCGGTGAAACAAGGGGTGGTGTTGATCGAAGTGATGTTAAACCTCTACAAATTGTTCAGCCTGAAGGTCCAAGCTTTCGTGTCAATGGGTACTTTGTTGAGTGGCAAAAG TGGAATTTTCGTATTGGATTCACTCCCAGAGAGGGTTTGGTTATACATTCTGTTGCATACATTGATGGCAGCAGGGGGCGGAGGCCTGTTGCCCACAGGTTAAGCTTTGTAGAGATGGTTGTGCCTTATGGAGATCCAAATGATCCTCATTATCGAAAAAATGCTTTTGATGCTGGGGAAGATGGCCTCGGTAAAAATGCACATTCTCTTAAAAAG GGGTGTGACTGTCTGGGCTATATCAAATACTTTGATGCTCACTTTACAAACTTCACTGGAGGTGTTGAaacaattgaaaattgtgtatGCTTGCATGAAGAGGATCATGGAATTTTATGGAAGCATCAAGACTGGAGAACTGGCTTAGCAGAAGTACGAAGGTCTAGACGGCTCACAGTTTCTTTTATATGTACAGTTGCTAATTATGAGTATGGATTCTTCTGGCACTTCTATCAG GATGGAAAAATTGAAGCAGAAGTTAAACTTACTGGAATCCTCAGCTTAGGAGCATTGCAACCGGGAGAAACTCGAAAATATGGCACAACTATAGCCCCAGGCCTATATGCACCAGTTCATCAACATTTCTTTGTTGCTCGTATGAACATGGCTGTAGATTGTAAACCTGGTGAAGCGTTCAATCAG GTTGTTGAGGTGGATGTTAAAGTTGAGAAACCTGGGGAAAACAATGTCCATAATAATGCATTTTATGCTGAAGAGACACTGCTCAGATCAGAATTGCAAGCAATGCGGGAATGTAATCCTCTAACAGCTCGCCATTGGATT GTGAGAAATACTAGAACTGTCAATAGGATGGGACAATTAGCAGGGTACAAGCTGGTACCTGGTTCAAACTGTTTGCCATTAGCTGGTCCTGAGGCCAAGGTTTTGAGAAGAGCTGCATTTTTGAAGCATAATCTTTGGGTTACACCTTATGCATATGATGAGATGTTTCCTGGAGGGGAGTTCCCTAACCAAAATCCACGTGTTGGAGAAGGACTTGCTACATGGGTGAAGCGGAATCGACCTTTGGAAGAAACTGATATAGTTCTTTG CCGCATGGGTTCTTCAACTGCTCTCCTGCTGTGGATGTTCCACCTAATGCATGTGAATTGGATACCAAAGAGACTGATGTCAAAGACAGTGGTGTAG
- the LOC110599894 gene encoding copper methylamine oxidase isoform X3: MRFIDVVLLEPDKHVVALADAYFFPPFQPSLLPRTKGGPVIPTKLPPRRARLVVYNKRSNETSIWIVELSEVHAVTRGGHHRGKVILSQVVPDVQPPMDAVEYAECEAVVKDFPPFREAMKKRGIEDMELVMVDAWCVGYHSEADAPSKRLAKPLIFCRTESDCPMENGYARPVEGIYVLVDMQNMKVIEFEDRKLVPLPPADPLRNYTPGETRGGVDRSDVKPLQIVQPEGPSFRVNGYFVEWQKWNFRIGFTPREGLVIHSVAYIDGSRGRRPVAHRLSFVEMVVPYGDPNDPHYRKNAFDAGEDGLGKNAHSLKKGCDCLGYIKYFDAHFTNFTGGVETIENCVCLHEEDHGILWKHQDWRTGLAEVRRSRRLTVSFICTVANYEYGFFWHFYQDGKIEAEVKLTGILSLGALQPGETRKYGTTIAPGLYAPVHQHFFVARMNMAVDCKPGEAFNQVVEVDVKVEKPGENNVHNNAFYAEETLLRSELQAMRECNPLTARHWIVRNTRTVNRMGQLAGYKLVPGSNCLPLAGPEAKVLRRAAFLKHNLWVTPYAYDEMFPGGEFPNQNPRVGEGLATWVKRNRPLEETDIVLWYVFGITHVPRLEDWPVMPVERIGFMLMPHGFFNCSPAVDVPPNACELDTKETDVKDSGVAKPLQTVMLAKL; the protein is encoded by the exons ATGAGATTCATTGACGTGGTTCTTTTGGAACCAGATAAACATGTTGTTGCATTGGCAGACGCATATTTCTTCCCCCCCTTCCAACCATCATTGCTTCCCAGAACAAAAGGTGGTCCTGTAATTCCTACAAAGTTGCCTCCAAGGCGAGCTAGACTTGTTGTTTACAACAAAAGGTCAAATGAGACAAGTATATGGATTGTGGAGCTATCAGAAGTACATGCGGTGACTCGTGGTGGACATCATAGGGGAAAAGTAATTTTGTCACAAGTGGTTCCAGATGTTCAGCCTCCAATG GATGCTGTTGAATACGCTGAATGTGAAGCTGTTGTAAAGGATTTCCCTCCATTTAGAGAGGCAATGAAGAAAAGAGGTATTGAAGACATGGAACTTGTAATGGTTGATGCCTG GTGTGTTGGCTATCACAGTGAAGCTGATGCTCCAAGCAAGAGACTTGCTAAACCTCTTATATTTTGTAGAACTGAGAGTGACTGCCCAATGGAAAATGGTTATGCACGCCCAGTTGAGGGCATCTATGTGCTTGTTGACATGCAGAAcatgaaggtgattgagttCGAAGATCGTAAACTTGTTCCCTTACCTCCAGCTGATCCATTAAGGAATTATACTCCCGGTGAAACAAGGGGTGGTGTTGATCGAAGTGATGTTAAACCTCTACAAATTGTTCAGCCTGAAGGTCCAAGCTTTCGTGTCAATGGGTACTTTGTTGAGTGGCAAAAG TGGAATTTTCGTATTGGATTCACTCCCAGAGAGGGTTTGGTTATACATTCTGTTGCATACATTGATGGCAGCAGGGGGCGGAGGCCTGTTGCCCACAGGTTAAGCTTTGTAGAGATGGTTGTGCCTTATGGAGATCCAAATGATCCTCATTATCGAAAAAATGCTTTTGATGCTGGGGAAGATGGCCTCGGTAAAAATGCACATTCTCTTAAAAAG GGGTGTGACTGTCTGGGCTATATCAAATACTTTGATGCTCACTTTACAAACTTCACTGGAGGTGTTGAaacaattgaaaattgtgtatGCTTGCATGAAGAGGATCATGGAATTTTATGGAAGCATCAAGACTGGAGAACTGGCTTAGCAGAAGTACGAAGGTCTAGACGGCTCACAGTTTCTTTTATATGTACAGTTGCTAATTATGAGTATGGATTCTTCTGGCACTTCTATCAG GATGGAAAAATTGAAGCAGAAGTTAAACTTACTGGAATCCTCAGCTTAGGAGCATTGCAACCGGGAGAAACTCGAAAATATGGCACAACTATAGCCCCAGGCCTATATGCACCAGTTCATCAACATTTCTTTGTTGCTCGTATGAACATGGCTGTAGATTGTAAACCTGGTGAAGCGTTCAATCAG GTTGTTGAGGTGGATGTTAAAGTTGAGAAACCTGGGGAAAACAATGTCCATAATAATGCATTTTATGCTGAAGAGACACTGCTCAGATCAGAATTGCAAGCAATGCGGGAATGTAATCCTCTAACAGCTCGCCATTGGATT GTGAGAAATACTAGAACTGTCAATAGGATGGGACAATTAGCAGGGTACAAGCTGGTACCTGGTTCAAACTGTTTGCCATTAGCTGGTCCTGAGGCCAAGGTTTTGAGAAGAGCTGCATTTTTGAAGCATAATCTTTGGGTTACACCTTATGCATATGATGAGATGTTTCCTGGAGGGGAGTTCCCTAACCAAAATCCACGTGTTGGAGAAGGACTTGCTACATGGGTGAAGCGGAATCGACCTTTGGAAGAAACTGATATAGTTCTTTG GTATGTATTTGGGATCACGCATGTTCCTCGGTTGGAAGACTGGCCAGTAATGCCTGTAGAGCGCATTGGTTTCATGCTTATG CCGCATGGGTTCTTCAACTGCTCTCCTGCTGTGGATGTTCCACCTAATGCATGTGAATTGGATACCAAAGAGACTGATGTCAAAGACAGTGGTGTAGCCAAGCCTCTTCAAACTGTTATGCTGGCAAAGCTTTGA
- the LOC110600368 gene encoding uncharacterized protein LOC110600368: MAVAATVTSREEEKTLQHELTIPILLADRVIKFAQEAESSKQDCSDLAKQVDRLSLMLRSTVRLASTSPSVYDRPLLRIASDISKNLERALTLVRKCKHSGLLRQVFSITSTADFRKVSNLLESSIGDMKWFLSIFESDGCTYLSLPPIASNDPILAWVWSYISTIQMGQPKDRVDAANELASLARDSDRNKKMIVEEQGICPLLKLLKEGPSPEAQIAAANALFNIATDQERVRRIVDWLGVPIIVGVLGDSPTKVQTVVANLVASMGELDPYSQEVLMTENVTRPLVSLLSIDLDFDDVENQSAKTSIHSLVQMNKELSYTRYSNGHSVNYNSDGSSHHRKEREMEPPEVKLKLKVSCAKALWKLSKGSVSNSRKITETRGLLCLAKIIEKEKGELQLNCLMTIMEITAVAEFDVDLRRAAFKTNRPPAMAVLNQLLRVIQEESDPNLHIPAIRSIGCLGRTFPARETRIIEPLVAQLGNSNVNVATEAAIALGKFVSPDNFNCSQHSKAIIEFNGVQPLMKLIRNGDRARMHGLVLLCYLALNAGNSKALEQVRALNALEAAARPVIAQHPELRDLLAKAIHHLILYQAGPHPHRQSFAP, encoded by the coding sequence atggcAGTTGCTGCTACAGTGACTTCCCGTGAAGAGGAGAAGACTCTCCAACACGAGCTGACTATCCCAATTTTACTTGCTGATCGAGTCATCAAATTCGCCCAAGAAGCAGAATCCTCTAAGCAAGATTGTTCCGACCTCGCTAAACAAGTGGACCGCCTCTCCCTGATGCTACGATCCACCGTTCGCCTCGCCTCTACTTCTCCTTCCGTCTACGATCGCCCTCTCCTCCGCATCGCTTCCGACATCTCCAAGAACCTCGAACGTGCTCTCACCCTTGTTCGTAAGTGCAAGCACAGCGGCCTTCTCCGCCAGGTCTTCTCCATCACCTCCACCGCTGACTTTCGCAAGGTCTCCAACCTTCTCGAGTCTTCCATCGGCGACATGAAATGGTTTTTGTCGATTTTTGAGTCCGATGGATGTACTTATCTTTCCCTCCCTCCAATTGCTAGTAACGATCCTATTTTAGCTTGGGTCTGGTCTTACATATCGACTATCCAGATGGGCCAACCCAAAGACCGAGTTGATGCAGCTAACGAACTCGCCTCGCTAGCGCGAGATAGCGATAGGAACAAGAAGATGATAGTGGAAGAGCAAGGAATTTGTCCCTTGTTGAAGTTGCTTAAAGAAGGACCGTCTCCTGAGGCACAAATTGCTGCTGCAAATGCCCTCTTCAATATCGCCACTGATCAAGAGAGGGTTAGGCGAATAGTGGACTGGCTTGGAGTCCCTATCATTGTGGGTGTTTTGGGGGATTCTCCGACGAAGGTTCAGACTGTGGTTGCAAATTTAGTGGCTAGCATGGGGGAATTGGACCCATATTCGCAGGAGGTGCTCATGACAGAGAACGTGACTCGGCCACTGGTATCGTTGTTATCTATTGACTTGGATTTTGACGATGTCGAAAATCAGTCTGCTAAAACAAGTATTCACTCGCTTGTTCAAATGAACAAAGAATTATCTTATACGAGATACAGTAATGGCCATTCTGTGAATTATAATTCTGATGGTAGTTCTCACCACAGGAAGGAAAGGGAGATGGAACCACCAGAGGTGAAGCTTAAGCTTAAGGTTAGTTGCGCAAAAGCATTATGGAAATTGTCTAAAGGGAGCGTATCCAACAGTAGGAAGATTACAGAGACGAGAGGCCTGCTTTGCTTGGCGAAGATTATTGAGAAGGAAAAAGGGGAGCTGCAATTAAATTGTTTGATGACTATTATGGAGATTACAGCTGTGGCAGAGTTCGATGTTGATCTTAGACGTGCAGCTTTTAAGACGAATCGCCCCCCTGCCATGGCAGTTTTGAATCAGCTTTTAAGAGTAATTCAGGAAGAAAGTGATCCAAATCTACATATTCCTGCTATTAGGTCAATTGGGTGCCTAGGTCGAACTTTCCCCGCTAGAGAGACCAGGATAATTGAGCCTTTGGTTGCTCAGCTAGGTAATAGCAATGTGAATGTTGCAACTGAAGCAGCTATTGCCTTGGGGAAATTTGTATCTCCTGATAATTTCAATTGCTCCCAACATTCAAAAGCTATTATAGAGTTTAATGGAGTTCAGCCTTTGATGAAATTGATACGGAACGGTGATCGAGCTCGGATGCATGGCCTAGTATTACTGTGTTACCTGGCACTGAATGCCGGGAATAGTAAGGCTCTTGAACAAGTGAGGGCCTTGAATGCTCTTGAAGCTGCAGCTCGTCCTGTGATAGCTCAACATCCTGAGTTGAGGGATTTGCTTGCCAAGGCTATACACCACCTCATTCTTTATCAGGCTGGACCTCATCCCCATAGGCAGTCGTTTGCGCCATAA